One genomic region from Pseudomonas hormoni encodes:
- a CDS encoding VWA domain-containing protein, with amino-acid sequence MSALWPYWFRPWWLLLLPLLGWLLWQLWHRQKRAGRWQMILPPAFHSALLSGGNGRDSKLPWVALGVAWLLTILALLGPSWERVEQNSQKPADPLVVILELTPEMLATDVTPNRLEQARRKLFDLLQNRSDAQTAIVVYAGSAHTLVPLSDDLSTSRNLLDALKPSLMPQTGHRADLAVTKALALLNQAALGDGRILLIGSSLTELEREGIQQVLDGKSTQFLMLGIGTAEGAPITQEDGSFLKDDQGAILVPHLDEPSLKAFANGLDGRYRHARLDDADLRALGLLDGPRHLRNDGQTLRLDSWADQGYWLLLPLLLLAACAGRRGWLFCLPLLFLFPQPSYAFDFEDLWLRPDQQGLHLLKKKRPGEAAQHFEDRQWQGVALYESGDYSGAAQRFAEGNDAHAHYNRGNALAKSGELEAALDAYDQALERQPDLRPALTNKALVESLLKQKNTPAPVEPDKTEGDETGTPQEPPPGAATQPSNSGEPKSDTQATAPDAEPSDTTPPRPGTNEVPGSELGDEQSTTPPLRPASDAIDGEQRQALEQWLRKIPDDPGELLRRKFWYEQQQHQDQEKTR; translated from the coding sequence ATGAGTGCGCTGTGGCCTTACTGGTTTCGCCCTTGGTGGCTGCTGCTGTTGCCGCTGCTCGGCTGGTTGCTGTGGCAGCTCTGGCATCGACAGAAGCGCGCCGGGCGCTGGCAGATGATTCTACCGCCGGCCTTCCATTCCGCGCTGCTCAGTGGCGGCAACGGTCGCGACAGTAAACTGCCGTGGGTCGCGCTCGGCGTCGCGTGGCTGCTGACGATACTGGCGTTGCTCGGACCGAGCTGGGAGCGTGTCGAACAAAACAGCCAGAAACCGGCTGACCCGCTGGTGGTGATTCTGGAGCTGACCCCGGAAATGCTCGCCACCGACGTGACACCAAACCGGCTGGAACAGGCCCGGCGCAAGCTGTTCGACCTGCTGCAGAATCGCAGCGACGCGCAGACCGCCATCGTTGTCTACGCCGGCAGCGCGCACACGCTGGTGCCGCTGTCGGACGACCTGTCCACCAGTCGAAATCTGCTGGATGCGCTCAAACCGTCGCTGATGCCGCAGACCGGCCATCGCGCCGACCTCGCGGTGACCAAGGCGCTTGCGCTGCTGAATCAAGCCGCGCTGGGTGACGGCCGGATCCTGCTGATCGGCTCGTCCCTGACCGAACTGGAACGCGAAGGGATTCAACAGGTTCTGGACGGCAAGTCGACACAATTCCTGATGCTCGGCATCGGCACCGCCGAAGGTGCGCCGATCACGCAGGAAGACGGCAGTTTCCTTAAGGATGATCAGGGCGCAATTCTGGTGCCGCACCTGGACGAGCCAAGCCTGAAAGCGTTCGCCAACGGACTCGATGGACGTTATCGCCATGCGCGACTGGACGACGCCGACCTGCGCGCCCTCGGCCTGCTCGACGGCCCACGCCATCTGCGCAATGACGGCCAGACCTTGCGCCTCGACTCCTGGGCCGATCAGGGTTACTGGCTGTTGTTGCCGCTGTTGCTGTTGGCGGCCTGCGCCGGGCGTCGCGGCTGGTTGTTCTGTCTGCCACTGCTGTTTCTGTTCCCGCAACCGAGCTACGCCTTCGACTTCGAAGACTTGTGGCTGCGTCCGGATCAACAGGGTCTGCACCTGCTCAAGAAGAAGCGTCCCGGCGAAGCCGCGCAACACTTCGAAGATCGACAATGGCAAGGCGTGGCGCTTTATGAGTCCGGCGACTACAGCGGCGCCGCCCAGCGGTTCGCCGAGGGCAATGACGCTCACGCCCACTACAATCGTGGCAACGCCCTGGCCAAAAGCGGAGAGCTGGAAGCCGCGCTGGATGCTTACGACCAGGCGCTGGAACGTCAGCCGGACCTGCGCCCGGCGCTGACCAACAAGGCTTTGGTGGAAAGCCTGCTTAAACAGAAAAACACACCGGCGCCCGTTGAGCCGGACAAAACCGAAGGCGACGAGACCGGAACCCCGCAGGAACCACCGCCCGGCGCAGCCACCCAACCGTCGAACAGTGGCGAACCGAAATCCGACACCCAGGCGACTGCGCCCGATGCGGAACCGTCGGATACGACACCACCGCGCCCCGGCACCAATGAGGTGCCCGGCAGCGAGTTGGGCGACGAACAAAGCACCACCCCGCCGTTGCGCCCGGCCAGCGATGCCATCGATGGCGAACAGCGCCAGGCGCTGGAGCAATGGCTGCGCAAGATCCCGGATGACCCGGGTGAATTGCTCAGGCGCAAATTCTGGTACGAACAGCAACAACATCAGGATCAGGAAAAAACTCGATGA
- a CDS encoding vWA domain-containing protein, producing the protein MFEFAWPWIFALLPLPWLMRVVLPVADSGEPALKVSFLSDLEGLARRRARANLPAWRQQAPFMLLWLFLLIAAARPQWLGEPLPIAASGRDLLVAVDVSGSMDFPDMQWQDDEVSRLTLVQRLLGDFLESREGDRVGLILFGSRAYLQAPLTFDRRTVRVWLDEARIGIAGKNTAIGDAIGLALKRLRMRPAQSRVLILVTDGANNGGEIDPLTAARLAAREGVKIYPIGIGADPEESGTAGFLGINPSLDLDEPALKAIAAATGGQYFRARDGKELQAIKETLDQLEPVTQQPTQARPAQTLYHWPLAMALLLSMLLVVRERWPDNPFQRLFTKDLFLQTPLPDWRQRLKRLRLRRRR; encoded by the coding sequence ATGTTTGAGTTCGCCTGGCCGTGGATCTTCGCCCTGCTACCGCTGCCCTGGTTGATGCGTGTGGTGCTGCCAGTGGCCGACAGCGGCGAACCGGCGCTCAAAGTCAGCTTCCTCAGCGACCTCGAAGGCCTCGCCCGGCGACGCGCTCGCGCCAATCTGCCGGCCTGGCGCCAGCAAGCGCCGTTCATGCTGCTGTGGCTGTTTTTACTGATCGCCGCGGCGCGGCCGCAGTGGCTCGGCGAACCGTTGCCGATTGCCGCCAGCGGCCGTGATCTGCTGGTGGCGGTGGACGTTTCCGGCTCCATGGATTTTCCCGACATGCAGTGGCAGGACGATGAGGTCAGCCGCCTGACGCTGGTTCAACGTTTGCTCGGTGATTTTCTGGAGAGTCGCGAAGGCGACCGTGTCGGACTGATCCTGTTCGGCAGTCGGGCGTACCTGCAGGCCCCCCTGACGTTTGACCGGCGCACCGTGCGAGTCTGGCTCGACGAAGCACGCATCGGTATCGCCGGCAAGAACACCGCCATCGGCGACGCCATCGGCCTCGCGCTTAAACGCCTGCGCATGCGTCCAGCGCAAAGCCGCGTGCTGATTCTGGTCACGGACGGCGCCAACAACGGCGGCGAAATCGATCCGCTGACGGCGGCGCGGCTGGCGGCCAGGGAAGGCGTGAAAATCTACCCGATCGGGATCGGCGCCGATCCCGAGGAAAGCGGCACCGCGGGATTCCTCGGTATCAACCCGAGCCTGGACCTCGACGAGCCTGCGCTGAAGGCCATCGCCGCCGCCACGGGTGGCCAGTATTTCCGCGCCCGCGACGGCAAGGAATTGCAAGCGATCAAGGAAACCCTCGATCAACTGGAGCCCGTGACCCAACAACCGACTCAGGCCCGCCCGGCGCAGACGTTGTATCACTGGCCGTTGGCGATGGCGCTGCTGTTGAGCATGCTGTTGGTCGTCCGCGAACGCTGGCCGGACAACCCGTTTCAGCGCCTGTTTACCAAGGATCTGTTCTTGCAGACGCCACTGCCTGACTGGCGTCAGCGGCTCAAGCGCCTGCGCCTGCGGAGACGCCGATGA
- a CDS encoding DUF4381 domain-containing protein, protein MSSLDQLQPLISPPPPGFWPPAPGWWLLLLLLPLIGFGLWKARRFLPNKRPIVRAEQPLDPVRLAALAELALMPKPYDGAPAGAWLQQLNGLLKRLCRNHYPYSQSHTLNGRKWLAFLDNRCPAAGLTRWMVLVEGAYKPECKLDDKAIAGLTQAVDTWIRKHV, encoded by the coding sequence ATGAGCAGCCTCGATCAACTGCAGCCGCTGATTTCTCCGCCACCGCCAGGCTTCTGGCCACCCGCACCGGGCTGGTGGTTATTGCTGTTGTTGCTGCCGCTGATCGGCTTCGGCCTGTGGAAGGCGCGGCGTTTCCTGCCGAACAAGCGCCCCATCGTTCGCGCCGAACAACCGCTGGACCCGGTACGTCTCGCCGCACTGGCCGAACTGGCGCTGATGCCCAAGCCGTACGACGGCGCTCCGGCCGGCGCCTGGTTGCAGCAACTCAACGGCCTGCTCAAACGCCTGTGCCGCAACCATTACCCCTACAGCCAGAGCCACACCCTCAACGGGCGCAAATGGCTGGCGTTCCTCGACAACCGCTGCCCGGCCGCCGGCCTGACGCGCTGGATGGTGCTGGTCGAAGGCGCCTACAAACCCGAATGCAAACTCGACGACAAGGCCATTGCCGGCCTGACACAAGCCGTCGACACATGGATTCGCAAACATGTTTGA